Proteins found in one Aethina tumida isolate Nest 87 chromosome 1, icAetTumi1.1, whole genome shotgun sequence genomic segment:
- the LOC109595083 gene encoding general odorant-binding protein 56d translates to MNSFAALTVLVLAVVHLSVQDGLTEEQQKRIAQYRADCIKEIGVNPELIEKADNGNFVEDDKLKCFTKCFYQKAGFIDDKGEILIDVIKSKIPEGVDKDKALEVIETCKKHVGANTCETAYLVHKCYFEHNRKYHEAQAAAAAAAAKS, encoded by the exons ATGAATAGTTTCGCAGCACTTACAGTTTTAGTTCTAGCAGTGGTTCATCTTTCTGTTCAG GATGGTTTAACCGAAGAGCAGCAGAAAAGAATAGCCCAGTACCGAGCTGATTGCATCAAGGAAATCGGTGTGAATCcggaattaattgaaaaagctGATAACGGCAATTTCGTCGAGGACGACAAACTGAAATGCTTCACCAAATGTTTCTACCAAAAAGCCGGATTTATCGACGACAAAggcgaaattttaattgacgtTATTAAGTCCAAAATTCCTGAAGGAGTCGACAAGGATAAGGCTTTGGAAGTTATTGAAACTTGCAAGAAACACGTCGGTGCTAACACATGTGAGACTGCTTACCTCGTTcacaaatgttattttgaaCACAACAGAAAATATCATGAAGCCCaagccgccgccgccgctgcTGCCGCAAAAAGTTAA
- the LOC109595135 gene encoding histidine decarboxylase isoform X1 — MDAKEFRVIGKEVVDYIVDYLENIRDRRVFPDKKPGFIRDQIPDSAPVEGESWSEIFSDVESIIMPGVTHWQSPHMHAYFPALNSYPSMLGEMITNAINCIGFTWASSPACTELEMMVMNWLGKMIGLPDEFLHRKGGSGGGVIQTTASESTLISLLAGRYMAMKMYQELYPDITKHEINGKLVAYCSDQAHSSVEKAALIGLVTLRYIESDENLSMTGSKLLQAIKEDRENGLIPFWVCATLGTTGSCAFDKLHEVTEICYNELVWCHVDAAYAGSAFICPEYRDWLRGIEKASSIAFNPSKWLMVHFDCTAMWVKNSGALHGAFNVNPLYLTHEYSGLAIDYMHWQIPLSKRFRALKLWFVIRNYGIKGLQRHIRQSVYLAERFESLVRVDNRFEIPAKRHLGLVVFRLVGDNVITETLWKRLNSRGRIHCVPASLKGKYVIRFTVTSPRTTMDDIITDWKEIATVATLVLKDLVNEKRQKVPLGDTREKNENFGTSLLLSNSPMSPKIVNGSFAAIYDQGDVLADFSRTIKLRQNAQDSPDVTENIGRNVLRDIFLAMRRRIRGILMSGKQFSLDSRLDLFHGIESPIEQEPGEATANLPVLEDTEEKSSSPSDVNEEPDYLTDDFLQIPFPRQTRSKSMDNQIPLSIKGCLDSKKMCTKCGHEILDKSE, encoded by the exons ATGGACGCTAAGGAGTTTAGAGTAATTG GTAAAGAAGTGGTTGATTATATTGTGGACTACTTAGAGAATATTAGAGATCGTCGAGTGTTTCCGGATAAGAAACCGGGATTCATTAGGGACCAGATACCTGATTCGGCACCTGTGGAAGGCGAATCTTGGTCGGAAATTTTTAGTGATGTGGAATCCATAATCATGCCAGGTGTAACCCATTGGCAAAGTCCACACATGCACGCGTATTTCCCAGCTTTGAACAGCTATCCATCAATGTTAGGCGAGATGATTACAAATGCGATCAATTGTATTGGATTTACTTGG GCTTCAAGCCCAGCATGTACTGAACTTGAAATGATGGTAATGAATTGGCTGGGAAAAATGATTGGTTTACCAGATGAGTTTTTGCATAGGAAAGGTGGAAGTGGAGGCGGTGTTATACAA ACTACTGCCAGTGAATCAACATTAATATCTCTGTTGGCTGGAAGATACATGGCGATGAAAATGTATCAAGAACTGTATCCGGATATAACTAAACATGAAATTAACGGAAAACTGGTGGCCTACTGTTCCGATCAGGCTCATTCAAGCGTCGAAAAAGCTGCATTAATAGGTTTAGTGACTTTAAGATACATTGAATCGGACGAAAATTTGTCAATGACTGGATCTAAATTACTGCAGGCCATTAAGGAAGACAGAGAAAATGGACTGATACCCTTTTgg gttTGTGCTACTTTGGGAACCACTGGGTCTTGTGCTTTCGATAAGCTACATGAAGTAACTGAAATCTGCTACAATGAATTAGTTTGGTGTCACGTAGATGCCGCTTATGCTGGAAGCGCTTTCATCTGTCCGGAGTACCGTGACTGGTTGAGAGGCATAGAAAAGGCTAGTTCCATTGCTTTCAATCCTTCTAAGTGGCTAATGGTACACTTCGACTGCACTGCTATGTG gGTAAAAAATAGCGGTGCCTTGCATGGAGCTTTCAACGTAAATCCGTTGTACTTAACTCACGAGTACTCGGGCTTGGCCATCGATTACATG CATTGGCAAATACCACTGAGCAAGAGGTTCAGAGCTTTAAAACTGTGGTTTGTTATCAGGAACTACGGCATTAAAGGTTTGCAAAGACATATTCGCCAG tctgTTTATTTGGCCGAAAGGTTTGAATCTTTGGTACGAGTAGATAATCGCTTCGAAATACCCGCCAAGCGGCACTTAGGGCTGGTTGTTTTTCGACTGGTGGGTGATAATGTTATAACTGAAACACTGTGGAAACGTTTGAACTCAAGAGGAAGAATCCATTGTGTGCCCGCTTCTCTGAAGGGAAAATACGTGATTAGGTTCACCGTAACGTCGCCAAGAACCACCATGGACGACATCATTACCGACTGGAAGGAAATAGCTACAGTAGCAACGCTCGTACTGAAAGATCTTGTTAATGAGAAAAGGCAAAAAGTTCCTCTTGGtg ATACTAGGGAAAAGAATGAGAATTTTGGCACAAGTTTACTTCTCTCTAATTCTCCTATGTCGCCGAAAATAGTAAACGGCTCTTTTGCCGCCATTTACGATCAAGGGGACGTATTAGCCGACTTTTCTCGTACAATTAAACTGAGACAAAATGCACAAGACAGTCCAG ATGTGACTGAAAATATAGGTAGAAACGTACTAAGAGACATATTTTTAGCAATGCGTAGACGGATAAGAGGAATACTGATGTCGGGAAAACAATTTTCCTTAGACTCAAGGTTGGACTTGTTCCACGGCATTGAAAGTCCCATAGAACAGGAACCGGGTGAAGCAACAGCCAACTTACCTGTTTTGGAAGACACCGAGGAGAAAAGTAGCAGTCCTTCAG ATGTGAATGAAGAACCTGATTATTTGACTGATGATTTTCTACAAATACCATTTCCGAGGCAGACTAGATCGAAGTCTATGGACAATCAGATTCCATTATCTATTAAGGGTTGTTTGGACTCCAAAAAAATGTGCACGAAATGTGGACAcgaaattttagataaatcagAGTAA
- the LOC109595351 gene encoding calbindin-32 isoform X2, with product MSASAEQIKRLNLEKATNFMRQYRDPDSRELKKLSANQFMEVWSHYDKDGNGYIEGTELDGFLREFVSSANITDVGPEAVSDDMLVELKACFMEAYDDNQDGKIDIRELAQLLPMEENFLLLFRFDNPLESSVEFMKIWREYDTDGSGYIEADELKNFLRDLLKEAKKINDVSEDKLIEYTDTMLQVFDSNKDGRLQLSEMAKLLPVKENFLCRQVFKGATKLTKDDIERVFALYDRDNNGTIENEELRGFLKDLLELVKKDYDAQDLLDFEETILRGVDYNQDGKINKKELTMILLAIAKHNQEEEATA from the exons ATGAGCGCTTCGGCCGAACAGATCAAGAGATTGAATTTGGAGAAGGCGACGAATTTTATGCGACAGTACAGAGATCCCGACTCCAGAGAGTTGAAAAAGCTTTCGGCTAATCAATTTATGGAAGTCTGGAGTCACTACGATAAAGACG gtaATGGCTACATTGAAGGTACGGAGCTGGATGGGTTTTTAAGAGAGTTCGTGTCAAGTGCTAATATAACAGACGTGGGACCTGAA GCTGTCTCAGATGACATGTTAGTGGAACTAAAGGCATGTTTCATGGAGGCCTACGACGATAATCAAGATGGTAAAATAGACATTCGAGAG CTCGCCCAATTGCTGCCAATGGAAGAAAACTTCTTGTTGCTCTTCAGATTCGATAATCCGTTGGAGTCGAGTGTCGAGTTTATGAAG ATTTGGAGGGAATACGATACGGACGGCAGCGGCTATATCGAGGCTGACGAGCTGAAG AATTTTCTGCGAGATTTGCTGAAGGaggccaaaaaaataaatgacgtCTCTGAGGACAAACTCATCGAATACACTGACACCATG ctCCAAGTTTTCGATTCTAATAAAGACGGACGTCTGCAACTTTCTGAAATGGCCAA gcTGCTCCCTGTCAAAGAAAATTTCCTGTGCAGGCAGGTCTTCAAG gGCGCCACTAAATTGACCAAAGATGACATCGAACGTGTTTTTGCATTATATGACAGA GACAATAATGGTACAATCGAGAACGAGGAGCTCAGGGGCTTCTTGAAGGATCTGCTGGAGCTGGTCAAAAAA GATTACGACGCCCAGGACTTGCTCGACTTCGAGGAGACCATTCTACGAGGCGTCGACTACAACCAGGACGGCAAAATCAACAAGAAGGAGTTGACGATGATACTTCTGGCGATCGCGAAGCACAACCAGGAGGAGGAAGCCACCGCATAA
- the LOC109595351 gene encoding calbindin-32 isoform X1 has protein sequence MSASAEQIKRLNLEKATNFMRQYRDPDSRELKKLSANQFMEVWSHYDKDGNGYIEGTELDGFLREFVSSANITDVGPEAVSDDMLVELKACFMEAYDDNQDGKIDIRELAQLLPMEENFLLLFRFDNPLESSVEFMKIWREYDTDGSGYIEADELKNFLRDLLKEAKKINDVSEDKLIEYTDTMLQVFDSNKDGRLQLSEMAKLLPVKENFLCRQVFKEGIEGATKLTKDDIERVFALYDRDNNGTIENEELRGFLKDLLELVKKDYDAQDLLDFEETILRGVDYNQDGKINKKELTMILLAIAKHNQEEEATA, from the exons ATGAGCGCTTCGGCCGAACAGATCAAGAGATTGAATTTGGAGAAGGCGACGAATTTTATGCGACAGTACAGAGATCCCGACTCCAGAGAGTTGAAAAAGCTTTCGGCTAATCAATTTATGGAAGTCTGGAGTCACTACGATAAAGACG gtaATGGCTACATTGAAGGTACGGAGCTGGATGGGTTTTTAAGAGAGTTCGTGTCAAGTGCTAATATAACAGACGTGGGACCTGAA GCTGTCTCAGATGACATGTTAGTGGAACTAAAGGCATGTTTCATGGAGGCCTACGACGATAATCAAGATGGTAAAATAGACATTCGAGAG CTCGCCCAATTGCTGCCAATGGAAGAAAACTTCTTGTTGCTCTTCAGATTCGATAATCCGTTGGAGTCGAGTGTCGAGTTTATGAAG ATTTGGAGGGAATACGATACGGACGGCAGCGGCTATATCGAGGCTGACGAGCTGAAG AATTTTCTGCGAGATTTGCTGAAGGaggccaaaaaaataaatgacgtCTCTGAGGACAAACTCATCGAATACACTGACACCATG ctCCAAGTTTTCGATTCTAATAAAGACGGACGTCTGCAACTTTCTGAAATGGCCAA gcTGCTCCCTGTCAAAGAAAATTTCCTGTGCAGGCAGGTCTTCAAG GAAGGAATAGAA gGCGCCACTAAATTGACCAAAGATGACATCGAACGTGTTTTTGCATTATATGACAGA GACAATAATGGTACAATCGAGAACGAGGAGCTCAGGGGCTTCTTGAAGGATCTGCTGGAGCTGGTCAAAAAA GATTACGACGCCCAGGACTTGCTCGACTTCGAGGAGACCATTCTACGAGGCGTCGACTACAACCAGGACGGCAAAATCAACAAGAAGGAGTTGACGATGATACTTCTGGCGATCGCGAAGCACAACCAGGAGGAGGAAGCCACCGCATAA
- the LOC109595376 gene encoding general odorant-binding protein 56d-like, with protein sequence MNTFLAVFALALACVYAQQQQPTPEQQAQQELILKYRDTCIQETGVNPELIVKADNGEFTDNDEKLQCFTKCFYQKAGFINEKGDILLDVIEAKIPEGADKQKALAVIELCKKHVGSNPCENAYLVHKCYFLETRKAAAAAGQQ encoded by the exons ATGAACACCTTCCTTGCCGTCTTTGCTTTGGCTCTTGCCTGCGTCTATGCTCAA CAGCAACAACCAACACCTGAACAACAGGCCCAACAAGAACTCATCCTCAAATACAGGGACACTTGCATCCAAGAGACCGGAGTAAATCCTGAGCTCATCGTCAAAGCCGACAATGGAGAGTTCACCGACAACGACGAAAAACTCCAATGCTTCACCAAGTGTTTCTACCAAAAGGCCGGCTTCATCAACGAGAAAGGTGACATCTTGCTCGACGTGATTGAAGCCAAAATTCCAGAGGGCGCCGACAAACAAAAGGCTCTGGCCGTAATTGAGTTGTGCAAGAAACATGTAGGATCCAACCCCTGTGAAAATGCCTATTTGGTACACAAGTGCTACTTCTTGGAGACCAGGAAAGCCGCCGCTGCTGCTGgacaacaataa
- the LOC126266438 gene encoding general odorant-binding protein 56d-like, with product MKAIVVAVLVIALAGLSKQQEDQAALQQKLLEYRDQCLTETGANKDVVIKADNGEFDDNDQKLKCFAKCFYQKQGYINDDGSLKTDVVEARIPASANKEESLAVIRKCEALKGADSCDTAYVIHKCFFAYIRQQAIAAAQAAAAAQGTSGAPPAAAAPSA from the exons ATGAAAGCCATCGTTGTTGCTGTGCTTGTGATCGCTTTGGCCGGTCTTTCCAAGCAG CAAGAAGACCAAGCGGCACTTCAGCAAAAACTTCTCGAATACCGAGACCAATGTCTGACCGAAACCGGCGCCAACAAAGATGTGGTCATCAAGGCTGACAACGGCGAGTTCGACGACAACGACCAGAAACTGAAGTGCTTCGCCAAGTGCTTCTACCAGAAACAAGGCTACATCAACGACGACGGCTCCTTGAAGACCGACGTAGTCGAAGCCCGCATTCCGGCCAGCGCCAACAAGGAAGAATCCTTGGCTGTCATTCGCAAATGTGAAGCCCTCAAGGGAGCCGATAGCTGTGATACCGCCTACGTGATTCACAAATGCTTCTTCGCCTACATCAGACAGCAAGCCATCGCTGCCGCCCAAGCTGCCGCCGCCGCTCAAGGCACATCCGGCGCCCCACCAGCTGCTGCTGCTCCATCTGCTTAA
- the LOC109595135 gene encoding histidine decarboxylase isoform X2, with amino-acid sequence MDAKEFRVIGKEVVDYIVDYLENIRDRRVFPDKKPGFIRDQIPDSAPVEGESWSEIFSDVESIIMPGVTHWQSPHMHAYFPALNSYPSMLGEMITNAINCIGFTWASSPACTELEMMVMNWLGKMIGLPDEFLHRKGGSGGGVIQTTASESTLISLLAGRYMAMKMYQELYPDITKHEINGKLVAYCSDQAHSSVEKAALIGLVTLRYIESDENLSMTGSKLLQAIKEDRENGLIPFWVCATLGTTGSCAFDKLHEVTEICYNELVWCHVDAAYAGSAFICPEYRDWLRGIEKASSIAFNPSKWLMVHFDCTAMWVKNSGALHGAFNVNPLYLTHEYSGLAIDYMHWQIPLSKRFRALKLWFVIRNYGIKGLQRHIRQSVYLAERFESLVRVDNRFEIPAKRHLGLVVFRLVGDNVITETLWKRLNSRGRIHCVPASLKGKYVIRFTVTSPRTTMDDIITDWKEIATVATLVLKDLVNEKRQKVPLGDTREKNENFGTSLLLSNSPMSPKIVNGSFAAIYDQGDVLADFSRTIKLRQNAQDSPAMRRRIRGILMSGKQFSLDSRLDLFHGIESPIEQEPGEATANLPVLEDTEEKSSSPSDVNEEPDYLTDDFLQIPFPRQTRSKSMDNQIPLSIKGCLDSKKMCTKCGHEILDKSE; translated from the exons ATGGACGCTAAGGAGTTTAGAGTAATTG GTAAAGAAGTGGTTGATTATATTGTGGACTACTTAGAGAATATTAGAGATCGTCGAGTGTTTCCGGATAAGAAACCGGGATTCATTAGGGACCAGATACCTGATTCGGCACCTGTGGAAGGCGAATCTTGGTCGGAAATTTTTAGTGATGTGGAATCCATAATCATGCCAGGTGTAACCCATTGGCAAAGTCCACACATGCACGCGTATTTCCCAGCTTTGAACAGCTATCCATCAATGTTAGGCGAGATGATTACAAATGCGATCAATTGTATTGGATTTACTTGG GCTTCAAGCCCAGCATGTACTGAACTTGAAATGATGGTAATGAATTGGCTGGGAAAAATGATTGGTTTACCAGATGAGTTTTTGCATAGGAAAGGTGGAAGTGGAGGCGGTGTTATACAA ACTACTGCCAGTGAATCAACATTAATATCTCTGTTGGCTGGAAGATACATGGCGATGAAAATGTATCAAGAACTGTATCCGGATATAACTAAACATGAAATTAACGGAAAACTGGTGGCCTACTGTTCCGATCAGGCTCATTCAAGCGTCGAAAAAGCTGCATTAATAGGTTTAGTGACTTTAAGATACATTGAATCGGACGAAAATTTGTCAATGACTGGATCTAAATTACTGCAGGCCATTAAGGAAGACAGAGAAAATGGACTGATACCCTTTTgg gttTGTGCTACTTTGGGAACCACTGGGTCTTGTGCTTTCGATAAGCTACATGAAGTAACTGAAATCTGCTACAATGAATTAGTTTGGTGTCACGTAGATGCCGCTTATGCTGGAAGCGCTTTCATCTGTCCGGAGTACCGTGACTGGTTGAGAGGCATAGAAAAGGCTAGTTCCATTGCTTTCAATCCTTCTAAGTGGCTAATGGTACACTTCGACTGCACTGCTATGTG gGTAAAAAATAGCGGTGCCTTGCATGGAGCTTTCAACGTAAATCCGTTGTACTTAACTCACGAGTACTCGGGCTTGGCCATCGATTACATG CATTGGCAAATACCACTGAGCAAGAGGTTCAGAGCTTTAAAACTGTGGTTTGTTATCAGGAACTACGGCATTAAAGGTTTGCAAAGACATATTCGCCAG tctgTTTATTTGGCCGAAAGGTTTGAATCTTTGGTACGAGTAGATAATCGCTTCGAAATACCCGCCAAGCGGCACTTAGGGCTGGTTGTTTTTCGACTGGTGGGTGATAATGTTATAACTGAAACACTGTGGAAACGTTTGAACTCAAGAGGAAGAATCCATTGTGTGCCCGCTTCTCTGAAGGGAAAATACGTGATTAGGTTCACCGTAACGTCGCCAAGAACCACCATGGACGACATCATTACCGACTGGAAGGAAATAGCTACAGTAGCAACGCTCGTACTGAAAGATCTTGTTAATGAGAAAAGGCAAAAAGTTCCTCTTGGtg ATACTAGGGAAAAGAATGAGAATTTTGGCACAAGTTTACTTCTCTCTAATTCTCCTATGTCGCCGAAAATAGTAAACGGCTCTTTTGCCGCCATTTACGATCAAGGGGACGTATTAGCCGACTTTTCTCGTACAATTAAACTGAGACAAAATGCACAAGACAGTCCAG CAATGCGTAGACGGATAAGAGGAATACTGATGTCGGGAAAACAATTTTCCTTAGACTCAAGGTTGGACTTGTTCCACGGCATTGAAAGTCCCATAGAACAGGAACCGGGTGAAGCAACAGCCAACTTACCTGTTTTGGAAGACACCGAGGAGAAAAGTAGCAGTCCTTCAG ATGTGAATGAAGAACCTGATTATTTGACTGATGATTTTCTACAAATACCATTTCCGAGGCAGACTAGATCGAAGTCTATGGACAATCAGATTCCATTATCTATTAAGGGTTGTTTGGACTCCAAAAAAATGTGCACGAAATGTGGACAcgaaattttagataaatcagAGTAA
- the LOC126266188 gene encoding uncharacterized protein LOC126266188 → MATDYALYWILDQICYYGKFQTKVKAPNMPTVIVRGKGLLADLLTSVVKAFQPINLELEIDTVPCLPIPIPPDFGTYIHILILLFACLVLTILEPYGLRFRHYIMCYYHPLRGKERAIWLYNHILRQRTNFLTFARRQLRRKFLGDKTIEKVTLLEWFLAKFKYGDRMETKQKACILCGLIIRENDQIIFHKCITPGCGGLYCDPCFKDLKQQCTVCLSPLEYGDLSDISEEQDSSEDEARKKQIEAREEGDDEGELVDYDTESSFYSISYQYSKDLNEVNNNVISLTSFKDVEEQKNVDYASMEIFRDIEEETVKSQTNLQRTSTISGLEDLFTSERDISEQPGDYEDDLGNETNKGDSEMPTMTETENQSIHSSTTVSPETHTTRSQSSKVSSVDSIIKRFQKTQKRGAFLADNIQQTFKYRVKYSEESETNKKHHSSSSESSRITIFKPPKTRKTNKSTVPPKTHYVNEREARKRLENKARQYYKKASAMTSPRTSHKLKEKKRETKGIFKRLSKRKSSDEEKIGAHESVELLNLNYSDVQDSTTELNQYLSQPSSSND, encoded by the exons ATGGCAACGGATTATGCATTATATTGGATTCTCGATCAGATTTGCTACTACggaaaatttcaaacaaaagtTAAGG CACCCAACATGCCTACAGTTATTGTCAGAGGCAAAGGCTTACTGGCCGATCTTTTAACTTCAGTAGTGAAAGCCTTTCAACCAATTAACTTGGAGTTAGAAATTGATACAGTTCCATGTTTGCCTATTCCAATTCCTCCGGATTTTGGTACCTACATACACATAC TCATATTATTGTTTGCATGTTTGGTACTAACTATATTAGAACCATACGGTCTGCGATTTAGGCACTACATTATGTGCTACTATCATCCGTTAAGAGGAAAAGAACGCGCGATTTGGttatacaatcatattttaaGACAAAGGACCAATTTCCTTACATTTGCGCGAAGGCAACttagaagaaaatttttaggagataaaacaatagaaaaagtCACATTGCTCGAATGGTTCCTCGCAAAATTTAA atacgGCGATCGGATGGAGACCAAACAAAAAGCTTGCATCCTTTGTGGTTTAATAATACGGGAGAATGACCAGATCATATTTCACAAATGCATTACTCCGGGATGTGGCGGATTATATTGTGATCCATGTTTCAAAGATTTAAAGCAACAGTGCACTGTCTGTTTATCACCTTTAGAGTATGGCGATCTTTCTGATATTAGCGAAgaaca ggaCTCATCCGAAGATGAGGCTcgaaagaaacaaattgaaGCACGTGAAGAGGGTGATGATGAAGGTGAACTAGTCGACTACGACACCGAGAGttctttttattctataaGTTATCAATACAGCAAAGATCTTAACGAAGTTAATAACAACGTTATTAGTTTAACATCTTTTAAAGACGTGGAAGAGCAAAAAAATGTCGATTATGCGTCTATGGAAATTTTTAGAGATATTGAAGAAGAGACTGTGAAATCTCAAACTAATCTCCAAAGAACTTCTACAATTTCAGGACTTGAAGATTTGTTCACGTCAGAAAGAGATATATCTGAGCAGCCag GTGATTATGAGGATGATTTGGGGAATGAAACTAATAAAGGAGATTCTGAGATGCCGACCATGACAGAAACAGAAAATCAATCGATTCATTCGTCTACTACCGTATCTCCTGAAACGCATACGACACGTTCGCAATCTAGTAAGGTCAGCTCTGTCGATTCCATAATAAAGAGATTTCAGAAAACCCAAAAGCGTGGCGCATTCTTAGCTGACAACATCCAACAAACATTTAAGTATAGAGTCAAATATAGCGAAGAAAGTGAAACAAATAAGAAGCATCATAGTTCTTCTTCCGAATCTTCAagaataactatttttaaaccaCCAAAAACTAGAAAAACGAATAAAAGTACAGTCCCTCCCAAAACACACTACGTTAACGAAAGAGAAGCAAGAAAACGTTTAGAAAACAAGGCAAgacaatattacaaaaaagctTCAGCAATGACGTCGCCGCGGACTTCgcacaaattaaaagaaaagaagCGTGAAACAAAAGGGATTTTTAAAAGACTATCAAAG agGAAGAGTAGTGATGAAGAAAAAATCGGCGCCCACGAGAGTGTGGAATTGTTGAACTTAAATTATTCTGATGTTCAAGATTCTACGACAGAattgaatcaatatttaagTCAGCCGTCTAGCAGCAACGATTAA